GGCTGAAGAAGATCGCCGCCATCGGCAGCGCGAAGACGATGGTCAGGGCGCCCAGCGGCTGCACCAGGCTCAGCGGCCCGTAGGCGAGCGCCACCACGTGCAGCAGCGCGCCCGAGGCGTTGAGCACGACGGAGGCCCACCAGCTCCCGCGGTGCAGCGGCGCGAACGCCCCGCCCGCACCGTCGGCGTCGGTGGTGGTGGCCGCGACACGCTCCTGGACGAGTGCGGCGCCGGCGTACGCCACCGCTGACACCAGCGAAAGCAGCACCGACAGCATGAGTGGGCTCATATAGCAACGATCGCGCGATCGATGACGAAAGTCGTCATCCTGGCGGATGCTCTGGGTCGTACTGCCGGAGCAGTACGACCGCCGTGGGAACCCCTCCCGGGTCGCATTCCACGCCCGCCAACGGTCCGGCCCGGCAATCGACTACCGGCCGGTAGGCAGGTGCCGGCGCGTGGCGGCGCGGAGCCGGCTCACGGCCAGGCGTAGAAGCCCTGCCCCGTCTTGCGCCCCAGCTCGCCCCGCGCGACCTTCGCCCGCAGCAGCTCAGGCGGCGCGAACCGCTCCCCCAGCGTCCCGCACAGGTGCTCGGCGATGGCCAGCCTGACGTCCAGCCCGACCAGGTCCGTCAGCCGCAGCGGGCCCATCGGGTGCTTGTAGCCCAGCTCCATCGCGGTGTCGATGTCCGCGGGGGCCGCCACGCCCTCCTCGGCCATGCGGATCGCCTCCAGGCCCAGGGCCACCCCGAGCCTGCTGCTGGCGAAGCCCGGCGAGTCCCTTACGACCACCGCCGTCTTGCCCAGCGTCCGCGTCCAGCCGCGCGCCGCCGCCAGCGCCGCGGCACCGGTCTCCGGCGCGGTGACCAGTTCCACCAGCTCCGAGGCGGGGACGGGGTTGAAGAAGTGCATGCCGAGGAACCGCGCGGGCCGGCCGAGGGCGGCGGCCAGCTCGGCGACGGACAGCGAG
The Streptomyces sp. CNQ-509 DNA segment above includes these coding regions:
- a CDS encoding 3-hydroxyacyl-CoA dehydrogenase family protein, whose product is MTEHSTAPDGPGAQAPRAMAVVGGGRMGAGIAQSFATAGSRVVIVESGADAAAAAVARVAGSLRRAAERGRLAAGVDPDEVCARIRAVGSVAELPAEAGLELVVEAVPEDAGLKARVLAAAERAVGPDAVLATNTSSLSVAELAAALGRPARFLGMHFFNPVPASELVELVTAPETGAAALAAARGWTRTLGKTAVVVRDSPGFASSRLGVALGLEAIRMAEEGVAAPADIDTAMELGYKHPMGPLRLTDLVGLDVRLAIAEHLCGTLGERFAPPELLRAKVARGELGRKTGQGFYAWP